A section of the Polyangium spumosum genome encodes:
- a CDS encoding TonB family protein yields MRGAGSHRLVSASFFSLAVHLALLATGGALLARGSRAEPGLALRGLPVPLRDEVVEIDLPTLSEGSVAGELVELPAVAVPRGGGEAEPRPDTGARGRGGSDTAPARATNLADRQDDRSLVTDVPSRIDRTQVPRIDAGAERASREDRRASREPMELTFLASGRSGSRPERRTYAVHDPSSGWRRAGRATRRGGALGVAALPLEGLEATRPVGGAAQGVAVPSEGLGARDAAAGKDARASAEVPLARPWVTAGTPSVPADHEGKPRDTVDSEQEVALALQSIVHASTAGGAPGEGVGGQKGPTAPGAGGAAGRGSVADPLGTGQGPGLDTSAVDKRRMDYVRRVLARIHPLWKDAFPRWAIAEGRGGTVVVSFVIRADGSVASARVARPSGIPEFDENCRQAVLRGAPFEPLPRELGPTFAWSMPFVAKNPAVRPPDPARP; encoded by the coding sequence GTGCGGGGCGCAGGCAGTCACCGGCTCGTCTCCGCGAGCTTCTTCTCGCTCGCTGTGCACCTCGCCCTGCTCGCGACGGGAGGCGCGCTGCTCGCGCGCGGCTCGCGCGCCGAACCAGGCCTCGCGCTTCGAGGTTTGCCCGTACCGCTGCGCGACGAGGTCGTGGAGATCGATCTGCCGACGCTGAGCGAAGGCTCGGTCGCCGGCGAGCTCGTCGAGCTGCCGGCCGTCGCCGTCCCGCGCGGGGGAGGGGAGGCCGAGCCGCGGCCCGACACGGGCGCGCGCGGGCGCGGCGGGTCGGACACCGCTCCTGCGCGCGCGACGAACCTCGCGGATCGACAGGACGATCGGTCACTCGTCACCGACGTGCCCTCGCGGATCGATCGCACGCAGGTCCCGCGCATCGACGCGGGCGCAGAGCGCGCCTCTCGCGAGGATCGACGCGCGAGCCGTGAGCCGATGGAGCTCACCTTCCTCGCGAGTGGTCGCTCCGGCAGCCGGCCCGAGCGACGCACGTACGCCGTGCACGATCCGTCCTCGGGGTGGCGCCGCGCCGGGCGCGCCACGCGGCGAGGTGGGGCGCTCGGGGTCGCGGCGCTGCCGCTGGAGGGCCTCGAGGCAACGCGGCCCGTGGGCGGCGCAGCGCAGGGCGTGGCCGTGCCTTCCGAGGGGCTCGGGGCGCGGGACGCTGCGGCGGGCAAGGACGCGCGCGCGAGCGCCGAGGTGCCTCTCGCGCGCCCGTGGGTGACGGCGGGGACGCCGTCGGTGCCCGCGGATCACGAGGGCAAGCCCAGGGACACGGTCGACAGCGAGCAGGAGGTCGCGCTCGCGCTCCAGTCGATCGTGCACGCGAGCACCGCCGGGGGCGCGCCGGGGGAGGGGGTCGGTGGGCAAAAGGGGCCCACGGCGCCGGGCGCGGGTGGCGCGGCGGGCCGAGGCTCCGTCGCCGATCCGCTCGGGACCGGGCAGGGACCGGGCCTCGATACGAGCGCGGTCGACAAGCGCCGCATGGACTACGTGCGCCGCGTGCTCGCGCGGATTCATCCGCTCTGGAAGGACGCGTTCCCGCGCTGGGCGATCGCGGAAGGGCGGGGCGGTACGGTCGTCGTGTCGTTCGTGATCCGCGCCGATGGCAGCGTCGCGAGCGCGCGCGTGGCGCGGCCGAGTGGCATCCCCGAGTTCGACGAGAACTGCCGGCAGGCCGTCCTGCGGGGCGCTCCCTTCGAGCCGCTCCCGCGCGAGCTCGGGCCCACGTTCGCCTGGTCGATGCCGTTCGTCGCGAAGAACCCTGCCGTTCGTCCTCCCGACCCTGCGCGCCCGTGA